In a genomic window of Urocitellus parryii isolate mUroPar1 chromosome 11, mUroPar1.hap1, whole genome shotgun sequence:
- the Ankrd65 gene encoding ankyrin repeat domain-containing protein 65, whose translation MAKVDSSRPEPMEQDGAEAAEQELRWIELSSEAREATTKGPSAPQSQGNLLQAVWHGPAALVMKLLRQGASVEEKDRFGRTPLHLAVLRGHAPLVRLLLQRGAPVDAADCAGHTPLHDAAWQGHSRVAELLLRRGAPVAARSGEGLTPLHWAAALGHTLLTARLLAAPGLGPEATDAFGWTAVHWAAAGGRLPVLELLAAGGGADLDGALLVAAVAGRQAALRLLMACGAQVDAPDGSSGVTALGLAAGLGRQQDIELLLGHGADPSIRDRHGRIALHRAAAGGHLSAVQLLVAWGTEVDAQDSLGLTPLHYAALGGHMEVASHLLDRGAQVNAAGWLHKTPLHLAAEYGHSPTMELLLSRGASPTLRTQWGEVAQMSNGGLPQVLSAFQGEQQMRSGHIALQVQATLWAFLGLGSGFGGAG comes from the exons ATGGCGAAG GTGGATTCCAGCAGGCCTGAGCCTATGGAGCAGGACGGGGCGGAGGCTGCAGAGCAGGAATTGCGGTGGATAGAACTAAGCTCGGAGGCCCGAGAAGCCACGACAAAGGGGCCCAGTGCCCCCCAGAGCCAGGGGAACCTGCTCCAGGCTGTGTGGCATGGTCCTGCCGCCTTGGTGATGAAGCTCCTGAGGCAAGGGGCCAGCGTGGAAGAGAA GGACCGCTTTGGAAGGACCCCTCTCCACCTGGCTGTGCTGCGTGGCCACGCGCCCCTGGTGCGCCTCTTGCTGCAGCGCGGGGCCCCAGTGGACGCAGCGGACTGCGCGGGGCACACGCCGCTGCATGATGCCGCCTGGCAAGGGCACTCGCGGGTGGCCGAGCTGCTGCTGCGGCGAGGGGCCCCGGTGGCTGCACGCTCCGGGGAGGGCCTCACGCCGCTGCACTGGGCCGCGGCACTGGGCCACACGTTGCTGACCGCGCGCCTACTGGCAGCTCCGGGTTTGGGCCCCGAGGCAACTGACGCTTTTGGCTGGACCGCAGTGCACTGGGCGGCCGCCGGCGGGAGGCTGCCGGTACTCGAGCTGCTGGCGGCAGGCGGGGGCGCCGACCTGGACGGTGCCCTGTTGGTGGCGGCTGTGGCCGGGCGCCAAGCGGCGCTGCGCCTCCTCATGGCATGCGGGGCGCAGGTGGACGCCCCCGACGGCTCCTCCGGGGTCACCGCGCTCGGCTTGGCGGCCGGCTTGGGCCGCCAACAG GACATTGAGCTGCTACTGGGCCATGGGGCAGACCCAAGCATCAGGGACAGGCATGGCCGCATTGCACTTCACAGGGCTGCTGCTGGTGGGCATCTGTCTGCTGTCCAGCTGTTGGTGGCCTGGGGAACTGAGGTAGATGCTCAGGACTCACTGGGCCTCACACCCCTGCACTATGCAGCTCTGGGAGGCCACATGGAGGTTGCCAGCCATCTCCTGGACAGGGGTGCACAGGTCAATGCTGCTGGCTGGCTCCACAAGACCCCCCTGCACCTTGCTGCAGAATATGGCCACAGTCCTACTATGGAACTCTTGCTGAGCCGAGGGGCTAGTCCCACTCTGAGGACACAGTGGGGTGAAGTGGCCCAGATGTCTAATGGGGGGCTTCCCCAGGTGCTGTCTGCCTTTCAAGGGGAGCAGCAGATGCGTTCAGGGCATATAGCCCTGCAGGTCCAAGCAACTCTCT GGGCCTTTTTAGGCTTGGGCTCTGGCTTTGGAGGAGCAGGTTAG